The nucleotide sequence TGGAATGTATTGTAGAGAATTCAGCATTGTTCCTACCTACTTACCCACCTACATTTTgtgaaaaaaggaaataaaaaaaagtacttcaAAACCTTGACTCTTATTTTTGACACAAAATATAGTAATTACTTTCTCATGGAAATTTGTTTTGATTGTTATGGGGTAAACTCGAAACTTCATTTAGTGTCGAGTTTACCCCAGTTAGGCCTCGTAACTATCTTGTTCGAAATTTATCTATAAGCTGCGTGAACTATGTACATCTTTTCAGAAAAAATACCTCAATTTAGTCAAAAATGGACGGAAGAAGTGAAGGGCCCACGATGGCCCCGTCAAATATTTTCGTTATCGATTTGCATTCCACTTTTGATATGATTTGCAGTGCACGAAAGCATAACATAATTTTGAAGTTGGTTTATGCTGAGTGGCAGCATATATgattataacatttaaattattaatatatggaacgtattataaaaaggaaaattgtttttaatattttattcatacaaaatcttaattttcacTATTGACGACTAACAATAGTTACGACgtcaattgtaaaaaaaaactctaaataataaaataaatttacaatttttgaaGGTCGAAAGGAGTAGTCTTACTATACAAAGAGGTTACTGCCTGTTGTAGTGTATAGTATTTAAGAGAGTGAATGCTGCAGACTGTTAGTCGTGGGAGCGCATGTTGATGTCATCATGCCTCTCGCGTTCCATTTCTCGATGGTCACCAGAGACGCGGGCGCCGGCCGATGTACCGGCTTCGTGTTTGCCTGGTGAGTGCGGAGCCGAAGGAGCGGATTGCACTAAACGCCCCATAAGACTAGCGCTTTTATCTTTCCGAGGTCTCGTCCATTCATGGGATAGAACGCGATCTAGAGTAAGCCTCAACGTAATATCCGGCTCTAATATATGTCGCACAATAGATTTTGCGGCAGCAGACACACTATCACGAATTCGGGATCGAAATACCCAATTCCGAGACATTTGGTCTTTGAGAAGCTTGCGCAGATTGGAGTCATCGAATGGCATTGAAGCGTTAAGCATTATAAATAGAATGATTCCTAGAGACCAAACATCAGCAAGTTTTGGGTTGTAAGGTGTCCCACTTACTACTTCAGGGGCTGCGTATGCTGCAGATCCGCAATATGTCTGGCTCAGTACGCGCCTATTTTCACTATCCGTGCAGAGTCGCGCAAAACCAAAATCAGCCAGTTTGACGTTAAACCGTCTTGATAACAAAATATTCTCACATTTGAGATCACGATGCGCAATATTTTTACTGTGTAAATATTGCAGTCCGCTAGCCATTTGTCGAAACCACAGCTTGGCCTGGTTTTCTGGCACAACACCGCTACGCTTTATGAAATCCAGAAGGTCGCCGTTATCGGCATAGCGCATGAATATAAATACCCGTGGTCCTCGTTGTAGAATACTGTGAACTTGTATGATGTGCGGGTTCTCTATTTTCGTTAGAATATCTAGTTCACGAGGAAAAAACTTTTCTAAAAAATCCCGAGGGGCCTTTTCTTTATCGAATATTTTGCAGGCGAGGTGCATCCGTTTGGGGCTGGATGCATCGCAGTATTCCGCCAGGTGAACAGTGGCGTACGATCCTTGTCCTATTTTTTTGCCGATAAGATAGCCTCGTTGTTCCAAGGCATTGACCTCCGAGCTTCTAGGGCTAAGGCGCTCAGCCATTGAGCTCTATCGACTTTATCCTAACCCGTTTAGGATACATTGGACATCTCACGCTTCAACGATATTCACAATGTTCAGTGGCCCTCCTGTCAAATAGTTCAGTATATGTGTGTTTATTTTCCACTCAACTCTCATGAAAGAGAGTAAAACAATACACCATTCGTTAGTAGCACGcacaaaattttatcaaaatattacgACATCACAAAGAATTTGGACATAAAAAACGCTTCCACTAGTAATAAATCTTCCAAAAAGACGTTTTTGCTacattaatcattttttttcctttgtttctaaaattaaaacaatattttcacaCACACCTGTAGTATAATGTGAAAGaagtttgaatatattttttttataactatccATTTATTCAGGGAATAGATCACCATCAGCAtcatattatcaacccattaccggcctactaaagggctcgggtctcctcccataataaaaagggtttaggccgaagtACACAACGCCCAGTGCGGAAATATGTACACTCAGCTTTATGTGTACACTATATTTAAAAGGGCAACAAAGATGGAGTGGTTCTTAACAAACACTAATGCAGGTATTGTGGGTAACGgccaattgttttttaaatatgcttttttcaAAGGTCTTCAGTTAGGGTTAGCTttacaatttgaaaaaaaaaccgcgtctttaacttaaaaatggCCTCGCCTTCCGTTTCATCTTCTTTTCCTTCTTGGAGAGTTATGAATAGTTTTCTACTACTAATTCTATTGTTCCTGACCACATAGTATTATGTGTAATTGATGTCAGAAACAACACTTTATTGGCTGACTAGGTTTAGCTTGGCTGGCCGATTAAATAGTACATTTCCAGATACTTCTAATTAAAGAAGTATGTCTAACTTATTCTGAGTTAGTAGGACTGTCATTTTGTACTTTTAAATAGACAGGGAAAATTGTTTACTCCTTGTATACTTACCTTCCACTACTCCCATTCGTCGTATACCCTTATATCTACCGACAGCCCGCTTAACGATAGTCGAGTCGACACGTTGCGAACTCCTTGATGCATACTTAACATCCTTGCAAACTCGTCGACATCGTATAGTGTTGTTCCAAGTTCAAGTGATCTGTGGTGTTCATGTGATTAAATGTAATAGATGTGatctaaaaacaaagaaacatttttctacCAGTTACTTTAGGAAAAGTACCTTACCGGTTCCAAAATTAGCCggattgattttttttgttccgGTTTGTAGCCCTATATTTATCTGTGTCCAAATGACAATGACAAACATCAGTGTCAACTGTCATTAAATGATAgtgtcaaaaataaacaaaatgtcaCTGTTGATAAACAAGGAGGCGTAaagaaataatttgtaaattaaaaatatactattgTTTTAATACAACAAATAGTTGTTGTAACCAAAAAAATCAAGATGATGAACCAATATATTAAGGAGTTAGAACAGGTAAAACATTGTTTTCAGCTTTCTAGCTtgcattttaatgaaattttaatgatgaataaaataatttctaccACGGTTTTAGGATCCGTTCGATCCAGATGAATTTGTTGAGAGAATGGTACGTCGCAGTATGCAAGAAAGTCGTCTTCAGGACGATCAATTTGATCCAGAGATGATACATGATATTTTTACACAAGCTATCCAGGATTTGAAAGTTAGTAATGTCTTACTTAGTGCAATTAATTGAAATGAGTAGGAGTAGGtagtttttgtgacagctccTCCTGGGAAGTtttaccaccatgcttatttcggccgctaaacagcatttttgcaatgctgtttcCCGGCCTGAAGGGAggggttgccagtgtaattacacaacacatgaggcttaacacctatgcctcacgTTGATGGTCACAGGGCAACACGTTTCAAGATGTGTTTCTTGTGTGCTCTCCAAAGAGTTGTTCTGTTTGTAGGTAATGGTTTCCCATTTTCCATCAGGTTGGCTATCTGCTTAGTCCATCAATAATTATATcatctataaaaacaaaaaaaaaacagctaatcCAACACTACAGGTCAAAGAATTTAAATAGTAGTGCAATCCTAAGGTTACGTACAATGGAAGGTTccggccaaccaagtacggagacaagcccagagagagaagaaagaagaagaatcatAATGTTAAACTGGGAACAGCaagcatttcttaaatataaaacagtgTGGATTTAACATATGCTAGACTTACCCTTACTTTAtcttaaacttatattatttttaggtcCGTACGTAAAATTTGTTTGGTAAGATCAGTTGTGTTGTTTTGTGAAAGATAAAATGATCTCTTTTAATGACACACAGATTAAGAATGTCAAGTATGAAAAGAAGTcagacattataaaatataaaaagaaggcTTATTACTGTCGGACTTCTTTCCATATTTTATAATGTCTgacttcttttttctttttttttatattagctaATCCGACACTTCTGATCAATTAAAGTTAAACCGGGAACAGCAAGCATTTCTAAATTTCTTGGATATAAAATAATGGGAATTTAGCATATGCTAGATTTACCCTTACTTTATCttaaacttatattatgtttagGTCCCTTCCCTTAAAACTTGTTCAACCTTCCATAAGCCTTTTTTGAATCccatttaaaattgaataagtaATTAACATTGGTCCGGTTAGTACAGTGGTGTTGTTTTGTGACAGATAAAATGATCTCTTTTAATGACCCACAGATTACAATTACTATATTAAGATTGTCAAGTATGAAAAGAAGTCAGacattatataatatgaaaagaaGGCTTATTACTGTCGGACTTCTTTAAACAGGCTTTCTAATAGTAGGGAGGGATCAACAtggtaataaaatttattgcacATTTTCATTGCCTTCTTCTTCTGCTCCTGTCTCCATGCTTGGTTGGTTGGAACTGTCCATTGTAAGTACAGTTCTAATCGCCTATGCAAGCTTGTAATAAATTACCTTGTTTTAGGTTCTTCAAGAGAGGCAAGAAAGAAAGTGTGCTAGATTAGAACAAGCAGTGCAGGAAGAAGAAAAGTCATATGTAACAAAGCTTGCAGAGATTATGGAACAACATTCTGTAAGTACTGATTTCTTTttcttagcttttttttttttttttttttattctattttttttaaggttttttagggcttttataggttacctatatgtcacacacaatatgaatcctaaataaacataaatcttaaactacaacaatttgAGAGAATCACCAACGAATCTATAAAacatcctaaggttgcctggcagagatcgctacttagcaataaggccgccttttgtatcctgcttcattcttcatgtgtttgttctttttttgtcttgtttgtttgcttgagtggtgtacaaataaagagtataaataaaataaaataaataaattgtttgacATCCAAATAAAGGAAATAAGATATACAAAGACAATTAGCATAAAAATCTAATTTGATTGCTTGTAACATACCTTTCAGCTATCTATCTTGTTTTTTAATACAACTTGCATAGACTAATGaagggggatataatttaaattatttacttacatacatacaaactgaATGATTATAAGTTTATCTAATTTCAATCAAAATTATTCTAGTATATCCTTTCGGCGCTTTCCTTTCCACAAAAATTAACTTACTGTCTTTCATTTCAGCATTGTGTAAATGTCTTCAGTTCACTTGATGAGAGAATGTCACGTTGTGGCGGTCGCGCTTTAGACGTTGGGGAGAAACTAGGAGCTGCAAGAGCTCCCAGAGCAAGGGCTGCAGCTGCCAGGGACCTCCTGTCGCATCTAGCCAACTTTCTTAGCCCCGGGCCTGTTGTTTCTGACTTATTCAATGATCCCAATAAGGTAATTAACTTAGTTTTTAACCACATTTGGAAAAATagctaatccctatccctactaatattataaatgccaatgtaagtttgtttgttacgctttcacgcaaaaactagttaactgatcctcatgaaactttgtacacatattcttggagctcagttcctttgggagaggggatgaaagtttttggtgatttgacaccataactccgacaaaatttaaccaattaaaataattatttttatactatagaggtaataatatgtgtttaatttttcccaaactttgtgtggatctgatgaatgtggttggagatagaggacagaactcctcagcggacagcagcaaacccctcatttaaggcttagcgatactgaatactttaaatttttttagaactataactaaatttaatgccatatcaaaaaacaaaatcaaacgcagacgaagtcgcgggcaaaagctagtaaatataataaattttaatgctACTTAGTctgttagaaaaataataataataatatgataaaaaaatgtaccaTGTTGTGAGGGCATtccagaatacagttgtcaccgccCCTTCCTCTATCCGTGGGTGTCACATACGAGGcaactaaaggaatataacagagaatgggcagcagcaaGCTTTATGTTTaactactatcatctactgcaatcactaACCCATCTGCCCAGTGTGGCAATTATAGGCAAActcttccgttgggagaggcctttggtccagcagtagactgctGGTGGTTATACTAGTCCCCTATAAATTTAAACACTAACGAATTCTTGTTTAAAGTCCTAGTCTCATAATAACCTATTGACATAGCCAACCATGATAATAATTCCCAACCAATACTAGTTGTGACCACAAACATTAACAGCACTTTCTTGGCTGGGAGTTGCTTAGCTGTGTGAATGTGCACTTTATGTTTTGCTACTACGAGTACAATATGCaatgcttatatgtatattaatgggggtaaaatatatagtatttgACTTTTTCCTTTAGCTAAATGAAGCAGCAGATGTTATACAAAAGTTATTCACAATCGCTCAAGAATTACCTCCTGATAAATTTGAGGTTGCCAAGAAGAAAATAGAGGCTAAATATGACGAAATCGAAAGGAATCTTATTGAAGAGTTTGTTAGGGCTCAAAATCAGGGCAATGTGGCCAAAATGAAGGACATAGCCACAATTATGACAAATTTTAAGGGATATTCCCAGTGTGTTGATGCCTATATTGAGACTAGTCAAATGGTAAGttgtatcaaataaataaataataaataaatatactacgacaatacacacatcgacatctagcgccaaagtaagcgtagcttgtgttacgggtactgagatagctgatgaatatttttttatgaatataatacacataaatacttataatatacagataaacacccagacactacacaacattgatgttcatcacacaaacattttccagttgtgggaatcgaacccacgaccttggactcagaaagcagggtcgctgcccactatgcCAACTGGCCGTCAAATAAACGATGTCTATGGCCAGCTCTCTTatctctataatataaaaattattagtttaaaacaCCTGTAGGTTTTCCGAGTATGGAGACTTGagtcaatttttatattatttatttaataaaggaaGAATAGTGATGTTTTTACGGGTGGATATATTATGGATTCCTAGAAGAACTAGGGTTACCGACATATCTCAAAAGTCGCAAtaagctgaagtagcaatgggcaggtcggagaaccgatggacgttgggttcccAAAGTGTAcgagtggcgaccccgcaccggtaaacgttggttgacccccaacgaggtggatagacgacttcaaacgagtcgctgggagccgccggaaacaagcggcccaatatcatggattttggaactcctacaaaatacctatgtcatTAGACGTCATTCGGTTGAAaagattataatgatgatgatattatcaAATGGTGCCAATTAGtctattgtacacaaatctctgaaATATCTTAACTAAAGTGGTAAAATAGTGCTTATTTAGTTTGTTGCAAAGCTGCCAAGCTAGCCAAGTGTTCTTCGGCCTCACTttttgggaggccgagttcgatctccggcacattccgaatttaataataagaataaatattacTTCTATCGTtttaacggtaaaagaaaacatcgtgaggaaaatcgaaagagttctccacaatgttcaaaggcgtgtgaagtcttgcccagcgtggtggaaaccctttttattctgaggggagacccgtgccctctagtgggccagtaattagTTTATAATGCTGATAATGACAGCAGAATTTctgataatagtttttatttgcttgaaagtagtttttaattttaatgttttttctaaattacCCTGGActccaatgagtatacaattAGCTCCAAtgagtatttaaatattatagtaccTAATTTTTGTGCAGGGTAcatgatgaaaatattttatatataggtaggtatagtaTCTTAGACGTTTCGGTTTTTTATGCCACCCCTCTAGatttagaatatttttcatactgtttttaataattttcacatTGTATAAAAGAGAgtaataaaagagaacaaaggtacaagtcatttaaatttgtgttacAAAGGCGGATAAAGTTACTAATATATTCAAAGGATATGTTActaatatattctttaaaccTTTCAGAACACCTTACTTGGCAAGGATATATTTTCAGCCGTGCTTCCTCTTTGCAAGAAGAATTACACAGTCATCAGTAGCGTGTTCCCAAACCCAGATCAGGTGATCAGCAAGTTTGTGCTGAACATCTTCCACCTTAAGTTGCAGAAGTATATCCAAACCAAACTGGCTGATAAAAATGACATGGACAAGTATTTGCGCAACTTGTATGACATGTATATTaggtaaataaacttaattttaaatttaatctaaataagaatttaaagtaGCTATAGGTAGTAGAATTATGAATAATGCCGAATCTCAATAAGTAAGTTA is from Pararge aegeria chromosome 19, ilParAegt1.1, whole genome shotgun sequence and encodes:
- the LOC120632131 gene encoding testis-specific serine/threonine-protein kinase 2 codes for the protein MAERLSPRSSEVNALEQRGYLIGKKIGQGSYATVHLAEYCDASSPKRMHLACKIFDKEKAPRDFLEKFFPRELDILTKIENPHIIQVHSILQRGPRVFIFMRYADNGDLLDFIKRSGVVPENQAKLWFRQMASGLQYLHSKNIAHRDLKCENILLSRRFNVKLADFGFARLCTDSENRRVLSQTYCGSAAYAAPEVVSGTPYNPKLADVWSLGIILFIMLNASMPFDDSNLRKLLKDQMSRNWVFRSRIRDSVSAAAKSIVRHILEPDITLRLTLDRVLSHEWTRPRKDKSASLMGRLVQSAPSAPHSPGKHEAGTSAGARVSGDHREMERERHDDINMRSHD